From the genome of Pseudomonas yamanorum, one region includes:
- a CDS encoding response regulator codes for MRVLLVEHESEAAEAMGRSLEEASYTVEVAANGMAALRFVESTEYDLVILDVMLPGLNAWKLQQAIRLKGETPMLFLTTPDGIEDRLRGLELHEDDYLLKPFEARALVARVKKVLRRDRGR; via the coding sequence ATGCGCGTCCTGCTAGTGGAACACGAGTCAGAGGCGGCCGAGGCGATGGGCCGCAGTCTTGAAGAGGCCAGTTACACGGTGGAGGTGGCGGCCAACGGCATGGCGGCCCTGCGCTTTGTGGAAAGCACCGAATACGACCTGGTGATCCTGGATGTGATGCTGCCGGGGCTGAATGCCTGGAAGCTGCAGCAGGCGATTCGGTTGAAGGGTGAGACGCCGATGCTGTTCTTGACCACTCCCGACGGGATTGAAGACCGGCTGCGTGGGTTGGAATTGCATGAGGACGACTATTTGCTCAAGCCCTTTGAGGCCCGGGCCTTGGTGGCGCGGGTGAAGAAGGTGTTGAGGCGGGATCGGGGGCGCTGA
- a CDS encoding arylsulfatase, which yields MPQRPNFLVILADDMGFSDLGAFGGEIATPHLDALALNGLRLTDFHTAPTCSPTRSMLLTGTDHHIAGIGTMAEALTPELIGKPGYEGYLNDKVVALPELLRDAGYQTLMSGKWHLGLTAELAPHARGFERSFSLLPGAANHYGFEPTYDDTTPGLLKSTPALYIEDDTLVEQLPKDFYSSDAFGDKLLQYLKERDQTRPFFAYLPFSAPHWPLQAPAEIVDKYRGRYDAGPEVLRLERLEKLKALGLIDADVEPHPLIELNTQWAALSDEQRQVSARAMEVYAAMVERMDWNIGRVVEYLRKQGQLDNTFILFMSDNGAEGALLEAFPKFGPELLTYLNQHYDNRLENIGRANSYVWYGPAWAQVATAPSRLFKAFTTEGGIRVPALVHYPQLSLKGRISHGFGTVMDITPTILDLAGVRHPGKQWRGKPVAPLRGKSWLGFLSGETEQVHDEHTVTGWELFGRRAIRQGQWKAVYIPGPVGPATWQLYDLGQDPGEIHDLAQSHPQKLATLIGHWQQYVEETGVILSASPFQPD from the coding sequence ATGCCGCAACGTCCCAACTTTTTAGTGATCCTGGCCGATGACATGGGCTTCTCCGACCTCGGAGCCTTCGGCGGCGAAATCGCCACGCCGCACCTCGATGCCCTGGCACTCAACGGCCTGCGCCTGACCGACTTCCACACCGCGCCCACCTGCTCGCCGACCCGCTCGATGCTGCTCACCGGCACCGACCACCATATCGCCGGGATCGGCACCATGGCCGAGGCGCTCACCCCGGAGCTGATCGGCAAACCGGGCTACGAGGGCTACCTCAACGACAAAGTGGTCGCCCTGCCGGAGCTGCTGCGCGACGCCGGTTACCAGACCCTGATGAGCGGCAAATGGCACCTGGGCCTGACCGCCGAGCTGGCGCCCCATGCCCGGGGTTTCGAGCGTTCGTTCTCGCTGTTGCCGGGGGCGGCCAACCACTATGGGTTCGAACCGACCTACGACGACACCACGCCAGGGCTGCTCAAATCCACCCCGGCGCTGTACATCGAGGACGACACCTTAGTCGAACAGTTGCCCAAGGATTTCTATTCCTCCGACGCCTTTGGCGACAAGCTGCTGCAGTACCTCAAGGAACGGGACCAGACCCGGCCGTTCTTCGCTTACCTGCCGTTTTCTGCCCCGCACTGGCCGTTGCAGGCCCCCGCAGAGATCGTCGACAAATACCGTGGCCGCTACGATGCCGGCCCCGAAGTGTTGCGCCTGGAACGCCTGGAAAAACTCAAGGCGCTGGGGCTGATCGATGCGGATGTGGAACCCCATCCGTTGATCGAATTGAACACCCAGTGGGCGGCCCTGAGCGACGAGCAACGCCAGGTGTCGGCGCGGGCGATGGAAGTGTATGCAGCGATGGTCGAGCGCATGGACTGGAACATCGGCCGGGTGGTCGAGTACCTGCGCAAACAAGGGCAACTGGACAACACCTTTATCCTGTTCATGTCGGATAACGGTGCCGAAGGTGCCCTGCTGGAAGCCTTCCCCAAATTCGGCCCGGAGCTGCTGACCTACCTCAACCAGCATTACGACAACCGCCTGGAGAACATCGGCCGCGCCAATTCCTACGTGTGGTACGGCCCGGCCTGGGCTCAAGTCGCGACCGCGCCGTCACGGCTGTTCAAGGCGTTTACCACCGAAGGCGGGATCCGCGTGCCGGCGCTGGTGCATTACCCGCAGTTGTCCCTCAAGGGCCGGATCAGCCATGGCTTCGGCACGGTGATGGACATCACGCCGACCATCCTCGACCTCGCCGGCGTGCGCCATCCAGGCAAACAGTGGCGCGGTAAACCGGTTGCGCCGTTGCGTGGCAAGTCGTGGCTGGGGTTCCTGTCCGGCGAGACCGAACAGGTGCATGACGAACACACCGTCACCGGCTGGGAGCTGTTTGGCCGCCGGGCGATTCGCCAGGGCCAATGGAAAGCCGTGTACATCCCGGGCCCCGTGGGGCCTGCCACCTGGCAACTGTACGACCTGGGCCAGGACCCCGGCGAAATCCATGACCTTGCCCAAAGCCACCCGCAAAAGCTGGCGACCCTGATCGGCCACTGGCAGCAGTACGTCGAAGAGACCGGGGTGATCCTCAGCGCGTCGCCGTTTCAGCCGGATTGA
- a CDS encoding AraC family transcriptional regulator, with product MTEPTSLASWTRALRKQLDALGLDSAALCAQAGLDPQLMDDPNARYPLSATTRLWELAVQASGDPAIGLRVSRFVSPTTFHALGYALVASGSLREVFERIVRYHQVVSDALSLELSREGERYRFRLQLPAGTPAPAFEAIDAFAAIYVRTCRNRLGREYAPLAVYLRRPEPADPKPWHTVFRAPVFFAAEEDRLEFAAQDFDSHLDDANPELAEHNETVLKRTLAQLRPLTWERKVRSAIEAQLPDGEPSAERIAQALHLSLRSLQRHLADEGCRFDALLNECRENLALLHLRDPECSLAEISHLLGFADTSSFNRAFKRWTGMTPGQFRDGLR from the coding sequence ATGACCGAACCGACCTCCCTCGCCAGCTGGACCCGCGCCCTGCGCAAGCAGCTCGACGCCCTGGGCCTCGACAGCGCCGCGTTGTGCGCCCAGGCCGGGCTTGACCCACAGTTGATGGACGATCCCAACGCACGTTATCCGTTGTCGGCCACCACGCGCCTGTGGGAACTGGCGGTGCAGGCCAGTGGCGACCCGGCGATTGGTTTGCGGGTGTCGCGGTTTGTCAGCCCCACCACCTTTCATGCGCTGGGTTACGCGCTGGTGGCCAGCGGCAGCCTGCGGGAAGTGTTCGAGCGGATCGTGCGCTATCACCAGGTGGTCAGCGATGCCCTGAGCCTGGAGCTTAGCCGGGAGGGCGAACGTTACCGCTTTCGCCTGCAACTGCCTGCCGGCACACCCGCGCCGGCGTTTGAAGCGATTGATGCGTTCGCCGCGATTTATGTGCGCACTTGCCGCAATCGACTGGGGCGCGAATATGCGCCGCTGGCGGTGTACCTGCGGCGGCCCGAGCCGGCCGATCCCAAGCCGTGGCACACGGTGTTTCGTGCACCCGTGTTTTTCGCCGCCGAGGAAGACCGTCTGGAATTCGCCGCCCAGGACTTTGACAGTCACCTGGACGACGCCAACCCGGAGTTGGCCGAACATAATGAAACCGTGCTCAAGCGCACCTTGGCACAACTGCGGCCGCTGACCTGGGAGCGCAAAGTGCGTTCGGCCATTGAAGCGCAGTTACCTGACGGTGAACCGAGCGCCGAGCGTATCGCCCAGGCGTTGCATTTGAGTTTGCGCAGCTTGCAGCGGCACCTGGCGGACGAGGGCTGCCGGTTTGATGCGCTGCTCAATGAGTGCCGGGAGAACCTCGCGCTGCTGCACCTGCGGGACCCCGAGTGTTCGCTGGCGGAGATCAGTCATTTGCTGGGGTTTGCCGATACCAGCAGCTTCAACCGGGCGTTCAAGCGCTGGACGGGGATGACGCCGGGGCAGTTTCGGGATGGGTTGAGGTAG
- a CDS encoding fatty acid desaturase translates to MDGTSASPRQMNAQQRSAHIREVVLAEGQLLRQRHPWLLHQDALGAGILTFALMGMLGSAALYITGHMAWWVCLLLNAFLASLTHELEHDLIHSMYFRKQRLPHNLMMGLVWLARPSTINPWVRRHIHLNHHKVSGSETDIEERAITNGEPWGLARLLMVGDNIMSALIRVLRAPTWKHKLGILKRTALVYAPLALLHWGAWYVFLGFHAANGIASLLGAPIDWSANTLAVMHIVDIAAVVIIGPNVLRTFCLHFVSSNMHYYGDIEPGNVIQQTQVLNPWWLWPLQAFCFNFGSTHGIHHFVVKEPFYIRQMTVKTAHKVMAEMGVRFNDFGTFARANRFERAAHSSVAINPAETATR, encoded by the coding sequence ATGGACGGTACTTCTGCAAGCCCCCGGCAGATGAACGCACAACAGCGTTCAGCGCATATTCGTGAAGTGGTGCTGGCCGAGGGTCAGTTATTGCGTCAGCGCCACCCCTGGCTGCTGCATCAGGACGCGTTGGGCGCGGGCATCCTGACCTTTGCCCTGATGGGGATGCTGGGTTCGGCGGCGCTGTATATCACCGGGCACATGGCGTGGTGGGTGTGCCTGCTGCTGAACGCGTTCCTGGCGTCGCTGACCCACGAGCTGGAACACGACCTGATCCACAGCATGTACTTTCGCAAGCAGCGCCTGCCCCACAACCTGATGATGGGCCTGGTGTGGCTGGCGCGGCCCAGCACCATCAACCCCTGGGTACGGCGCCATATCCACCTCAATCATCACAAGGTTTCCGGCAGCGAAACCGACATCGAAGAGCGCGCAATCACCAACGGTGAACCGTGGGGCCTGGCACGCTTGCTGATGGTCGGCGACAACATCATGTCGGCGCTGATCCGGGTGCTGCGGGCACCGACCTGGAAGCACAAGCTGGGCATTCTCAAGCGCACGGCGCTGGTCTATGCGCCGTTGGCACTGCTGCATTGGGGCGCGTGGTATGTGTTCCTGGGCTTTCATGCCGCCAATGGCATCGCCAGCCTGCTGGGCGCGCCAATCGACTGGTCAGCCAACACCCTGGCAGTGATGCACATCGTCGACATCGCCGCCGTGGTGATCATCGGGCCCAACGTGCTGCGCACCTTCTGCCTGCACTTTGTCAGTTCCAACATGCACTACTACGGTGACATCGAGCCGGGCAATGTGATCCAGCAAACCCAGGTGCTCAACCCGTGGTGGCTGTGGCCGTTGCAGGCGTTCTGCTTCAACTTCGGCAGCACCCACGGGATTCATCATTTCGTGGTCAAGGAGCCGTTCTACATCCGTCAGATGACGGTGAAAACGGCGCACAAGGTGATGGCTGAGATGGGCGTGCGCTTCAACGATTTCGGCACGTTTGCCCGGGCCAATCGGTTTGAGCGCGCGGCCCATTCATCGGTGGCGATCAATCCGGCTGAAACGGCGACGCGCTGA
- a CDS encoding Crp/Fnr family transcriptional regulator — translation MDVEKWHPRLATGHWYSHLPDDLQNSLLTSARLRQLTAGQYLFKRGDPPCGLYAVLEGSLRISAVNEQGKEAVLSLAELPYWFGEISLFDGLPRTHDACAVGPCTLLQVPQPALLQILEETPRYWRDMALLMSQKLRLTFINIEQLSLMPASVRVAHRLLMIAEGYGDIEQARHVLQLPQEDLAAMLSLSRQTTNALLKDLQGQGIVRLGYGEIEILDPQRLREAAHA, via the coding sequence ATGGATGTAGAGAAATGGCACCCACGGTTGGCCACCGGTCACTGGTACAGCCATCTGCCTGATGATCTACAGAATAGCTTGCTGACCAGCGCCCGGTTGCGGCAGCTGACGGCGGGGCAATACCTGTTCAAGCGCGGCGACCCGCCGTGTGGGTTGTACGCGGTGCTGGAAGGCTCCTTGCGCATCAGCGCGGTGAACGAGCAGGGCAAGGAAGCGGTGTTGAGCCTGGCGGAGTTGCCGTACTGGTTCGGCGAGATCTCCCTGTTCGACGGGTTGCCCCGCACCCACGACGCCTGCGCGGTCGGGCCTTGTACGTTGTTGCAGGTGCCGCAACCGGCGTTGCTGCAGATCCTCGAAGAGACTCCGCGTTACTGGCGCGACATGGCCCTGTTGATGAGCCAGAAGCTGCGCCTGACCTTTATCAATATCGAGCAATTGAGCCTGATGCCGGCGTCGGTGCGGGTGGCGCACCGCTTGTTGATGATCGCCGAAGGCTACGGCGACATCGAGCAGGCCCGACACGTACTGCAACTGCCCCAGGAAGACCTGGCCGCGATGTTGAGCCTGTCGCGCCAGACCACCAATGCGTTGCTCAAGGACCTGCAAGGCCAGGGCATCGTGCGCCTGGGCTATGGCGAGATCGAAATCCTCGACCCGCAACGTTTGCGCGAGGCGGCGCACGCCTGA
- a CDS encoding sulfate/molybdate ABC transporter ATP-binding protein produces MSIEVRNVSKNFNAFKALNSINLDIQSGELVALLGPSGCGKTTLLRIIAGLETPDAGSIVFHGEDVSGHDVRDRNVGFVFQHYALFRHMTVFDNVAFGLRMKPKNQRPTESQIAVKVHELLNMVQLDWLSDRYPEQLSGGQRQRIALARALAVEPKVLLLDEPFGALDAKVRKELRRWLARLHEDINLTSVFVTHDQEEAMEVADRIVVMNKGVIEQIGSPGEVYENPASDFVYHFLGDSNRLHLGEDKHVLFRPHEVSLSRHELEDHHAAEVRDIRPLGATTRVTLKVEGQSELIEAEVVKDHDSLTGLARGETLFFKPKVWQKA; encoded by the coding sequence ATGTCGATCGAAGTCCGTAATGTCAGCAAGAATTTCAACGCCTTCAAGGCTCTGAACAGCATCAACCTGGACATCCAGAGTGGCGAGCTGGTGGCGTTGCTGGGCCCGTCCGGCTGCGGCAAGACCACCTTGCTGCGGATCATCGCCGGGCTCGAAACCCCGGATGCCGGCAGCATCGTGTTCCACGGTGAAGACGTCTCCGGCCATGACGTGCGTGATCGCAACGTCGGCTTTGTGTTCCAGCACTACGCCCTGTTCCGCCACATGACCGTGTTCGACAACGTCGCGTTCGGCCTGCGCATGAAACCGAAAAACCAGCGCCCGACCGAAAGCCAGATCGCGGTAAAAGTCCACGAGTTGCTGAACATGGTGCAGCTCGATTGGCTGTCGGATCGCTACCCGGAACAACTCTCCGGTGGCCAGCGCCAGCGTATCGCCCTGGCCCGCGCCCTGGCGGTAGAGCCTAAAGTGCTGCTGCTGGATGAACCGTTCGGCGCCCTGGATGCCAAGGTTCGTAAAGAACTGCGCCGCTGGCTGGCGCGCCTGCACGAAGACATCAACCTGACCTCGGTGTTCGTGACCCACGACCAGGAAGAAGCCATGGAAGTGGCGGACCGCATCGTGGTGATGAACAAGGGCGTGATCGAGCAGATCGGCTCACCGGGCGAAGTCTACGAAAACCCGGCCAGCGATTTCGTTTATCACTTCCTTGGGGATTCGAATCGTCTGCACTTGGGTGAAGACAAGCACGTGCTGTTCCGCCCGCATGAAGTGTCGCTGTCGCGCCATGAGCTGGAGGACCACCACGCGGCTGAAGTGCGTGATATTCGCCCGCTTGGCGCGACCACCCGGGTGACCCTGAAGGTCGAAGGCCAGAGCGAGTTGATCGAGGCAGAAGTGGTGAAAGACCACGACAGTCTGACCGGCCTGGCGCGGGGCGAGACGTTGTTCTTCAAGCCCAAGGTCTGGCAAAAAGCTTAA
- a CDS encoding ABC transporter substrate-binding protein: MKLPFKRLITLVAGTALAGLVQAADLKEIRIAVPDLTAGTQHSGGGVVDVLRQQQIFEKAFADQGIKIQWNFFKGAGPVINEAFANGQVDLAYLGDLAAIIGKSNGLDTRLLSASARGVKHYLGVVPGSGIKTLQDLKGKRVAVFRGTASQLSFDSALASQGLSEKDLKVINLDFNAAVAALAAKQIDATWGSSGLSALQAKGLAEIPLSTKDLGDAGSIQSVLVGSGKFVDEHPEAVATLLKAQQQAVQWLTDDNNKQAYIQLVSGLASYPPVILTNDLKDQKLSEIFPSTLDPVFLAKLQNKVDLASQQRLIRKPFQVNDWVAPKLAAAGI; encoded by the coding sequence ATGAAGCTGCCCTTCAAACGCTTGATCACACTGGTTGCCGGCACGGCGTTGGCCGGGCTGGTGCAGGCTGCCGACCTCAAGGAAATTCGCATCGCCGTGCCCGACCTCACCGCCGGTACTCAACACAGCGGCGGGGGTGTAGTGGACGTGCTGCGCCAACAGCAGATTTTTGAAAAGGCTTTCGCCGACCAGGGCATCAAGATCCAGTGGAATTTCTTCAAGGGCGCGGGCCCCGTGATCAATGAAGCCTTCGCCAATGGCCAGGTGGACCTGGCCTATCTGGGCGACCTGGCGGCAATCATCGGCAAATCCAACGGCCTCGACACGCGCCTGTTGAGTGCCAGCGCCCGAGGCGTCAAACATTACCTGGGGGTGGTGCCGGGTTCGGGCATCAAGACCCTGCAGGATCTCAAGGGCAAGCGCGTTGCGGTGTTCCGCGGCACTGCCAGCCAACTGTCATTCGACAGCGCTCTGGCCAGCCAGGGCTTGAGTGAAAAAGACCTGAAAGTCATCAACCTGGACTTCAACGCTGCCGTCGCCGCACTGGCCGCCAAGCAGATCGACGCGACCTGGGGCAGTTCGGGCCTGAGCGCGTTGCAAGCCAAGGGCCTGGCCGAAATCCCGCTGAGCACCAAGGACCTGGGCGACGCCGGCAGTATCCAGAGTGTGCTGGTGGGCAGCGGCAAGTTTGTCGATGAGCATCCCGAAGCCGTGGCCACGCTGCTCAAGGCGCAGCAGCAAGCGGTGCAATGGCTGACCGATGACAACAACAAGCAGGCCTACATCCAGTTGGTGTCGGGGCTGGCGAGTTATCCACCGGTGATCCTGACCAATGATTTGAAAGACCAGAAACTCAGCGAGATTTTCCCGTCGACCCTCGACCCGGTGTTCCTCGCCAAGTTGCAGAACAAAGTGGATCTGGCATCGCAGCAACGATTGATCCGCAAGCCGTTCCAGGTGAACGATTGGGTGGCGCCGAAGTTGGCGGCCGCCGGCATCTGA
- a CDS encoding LysR family transcriptional regulator yields the protein MDLRQLRYFIALNEHRSFVRAADAMGITQPAFSRSIQGLEQEFGCVLVDRGNKDLRPTPEGQVVLQHALTLVHGAALLSSEVTRMTKLDAGELRFGCGPAPAVKLVPDAVARFITAHPKIRTSFQVDNWEKLSRSLSREEIEFFIADIRQFESDPNFQTRPLTPKRGVFFCRPGHPLLAKDSLSTNDMFDYPLAAPLISQGTRKLLANLSGRMDFSPSIHTEHFPALVKIVLQSNAIGVGTEEAFAEDIAKGKLVLLHWRNLPQNLESLNARCGIVSRTGFRLSPAAKAMIETLVAVDQHEVSVAV from the coding sequence ATGGATCTTCGCCAACTGCGCTACTTCATTGCCCTCAACGAACACCGCAGTTTTGTGCGTGCCGCCGACGCCATGGGCATCACCCAACCGGCGTTCAGCCGCAGCATCCAGGGGCTGGAACAGGAGTTCGGCTGCGTGCTGGTGGACCGGGGCAACAAGGACCTGCGCCCCACGCCCGAAGGCCAGGTGGTGCTTCAACATGCGCTGACCCTGGTGCACGGCGCGGCGTTGTTGAGCAGCGAAGTCACGCGCATGACCAAGCTGGATGCGGGCGAATTACGCTTCGGTTGCGGCCCGGCGCCGGCGGTGAAACTGGTGCCGGATGCGGTGGCGCGCTTTATCACCGCGCACCCGAAAATCCGCACCAGTTTCCAGGTGGATAACTGGGAAAAACTCAGCCGCAGCCTGAGCCGCGAAGAGATCGAATTTTTTATCGCCGACATCCGCCAGTTCGAGTCCGACCCGAACTTTCAGACCCGGCCGCTGACGCCCAAACGCGGGGTGTTTTTCTGCCGGCCGGGGCACCCGCTGCTGGCCAAGGACAGCCTGTCGACCAACGACATGTTCGATTACCCGTTGGCCGCGCCGCTGATTTCCCAAGGCACTCGCAAACTGTTGGCGAATCTCAGCGGGCGCATGGATTTCTCACCGAGCATTCACACCGAACACTTCCCGGCCCTGGTGAAGATCGTGTTGCAGTCCAATGCCATTGGCGTGGGCACCGAGGAGGCGTTTGCCGAGGACATTGCCAAAGGCAAACTGGTGCTGCTGCACTGGCGCAACCTGCCGCAAAACCTCGAGAGCCTGAATGCCCGTTGCGGGATCGTCAGCCGCACCGGCTTTCGCTTGTCGCCGGCGGCCAAGGCGATGATCGAGACGCTGGTGGCAGTGGATCAACACGAAGTAAGTGTGGCGGTCTAG
- a CDS encoding ABC transporter permease — MARISLLSLPLAAPAQGRQPRWPHLGDRLLPWLLPLVLFALWWLASRNHWMSEQILPAPSLVWSSAVELAGGELWSHLAISLQRLFWGLLAGVSAGALLGALLGFSPRAERLVFPTFSALSQVPTLAWIPLFMVFFGIGETLKLVVLVKAIVVPVTLHTLVGVRDAQPGLREAARVLRLPSHLLIRRLILPAALPAFMAGVRLALAAGWTSLLAVELLASSEGIGYLMVWARQLFMLDIVFVCIVVIGVLGVVMDRGVGWLDRKWVHWPHPATAQIRRGPRYQGWQRLQPWLLPLGLVALWQLATQQAWVDPNILVSPWAVLQTTVAGVLDMSLVSALALSLGRTLGGLVLGGGLGFLVGLLLGLSRTSERLLGPTLAALRQIAIFAWVPLLTAWFGLGELAKWVFIALAAFFPLFIATQRSVLNLSPQLNEAAQVLRLSLGQRLRRLVLPGAAAGIFAGLRLSLIYAWLGTIGAEYFMPSNGGIGSLMIGAQQLLRMDLIMSGMLLVGLTGAALNLIGQRIETRATRWRHA, encoded by the coding sequence ATGGCCCGAATCTCGCTGTTGAGCCTACCACTGGCGGCCCCTGCCCAAGGGCGGCAGCCACGTTGGCCGCACTTAGGCGACCGCCTGTTGCCCTGGCTGCTGCCGCTGGTGTTGTTCGCGCTGTGGTGGTTGGCCAGCCGCAATCATTGGATGAGCGAGCAGATTCTGCCCGCCCCGTCGCTGGTCTGGAGCAGCGCGGTGGAGTTGGCCGGCGGTGAATTATGGAGCCACTTGGCGATCAGCCTGCAACGGCTGTTCTGGGGCTTGCTGGCGGGGGTGAGTGCCGGTGCATTGCTGGGGGCGCTGCTGGGTTTCAGTCCCCGAGCCGAGCGCCTGGTGTTCCCGACGTTCAGCGCTTTGTCGCAAGTCCCGACCCTGGCCTGGATCCCGCTGTTCATGGTGTTTTTCGGGATAGGCGAAACCCTCAAGCTGGTGGTGCTGGTCAAGGCGATTGTGGTGCCGGTCACCCTGCATACGCTGGTGGGGGTGCGCGATGCCCAGCCCGGCCTGCGTGAAGCCGCACGGGTGCTGCGCCTGCCTTCTCACCTGTTGATCCGCCGCCTGATTTTGCCGGCCGCACTGCCGGCGTTCATGGCCGGAGTGCGCCTGGCCCTGGCCGCCGGCTGGACCTCGTTGCTGGCCGTGGAACTGTTGGCCTCCAGTGAGGGCATCGGCTACCTGATGGTCTGGGCGCGGCAACTGTTCATGCTGGATATCGTCTTCGTGTGCATCGTGGTGATCGGCGTGCTGGGCGTGGTCATGGACCGCGGCGTCGGCTGGCTGGACCGCAAGTGGGTGCACTGGCCGCATCCGGCCACCGCACAGATTCGCCGTGGCCCGCGCTACCAAGGCTGGCAACGCCTGCAACCCTGGCTGCTGCCGCTGGGTTTAGTAGCGCTGTGGCAACTGGCAACACAGCAGGCCTGGGTGGATCCGAACATCCTGGTCAGCCCATGGGCAGTCCTGCAAACCACCGTGGCCGGAGTGCTGGACATGAGCCTGGTCAGCGCCCTGGCCCTGAGCCTCGGGCGCACCTTGGGCGGCTTGGTGCTAGGCGGCGGCCTGGGCTTCCTCGTGGGCTTGCTGCTGGGGCTGTCGCGCACCAGTGAACGGCTGCTCGGCCCAACCCTCGCCGCCCTGCGCCAGATTGCGATTTTCGCCTGGGTACCGCTGCTCACCGCCTGGTTCGGCCTCGGCGAATTGGCCAAGTGGGTGTTCATCGCCCTGGCCGCGTTCTTTCCACTGTTTATCGCCACCCAACGCAGCGTGCTCAATCTGTCGCCGCAACTGAATGAAGCCGCCCAGGTCTTGCGCTTGAGCCTCGGCCAGCGCCTGCGTCGGCTGGTGCTGCCGGGTGCGGCTGCGGGGATTTTTGCCGGCCTGCGCCTGAGCCTGATCTACGCCTGGCTGGGCACCATCGGCGCTGAATATTTCATGCCGTCCAACGGCGGCATCGGCAGCCTGATGATCGGTGCCCAGCAACTGCTGCGCATGGACCTGATCATGAGCGGCATGCTCCTGGTTGGCCTCACCGGCGCCGCTCTCAATCTTATCGGCCAACGCATCGAAACCCGCGCCACGCGCTGGAGACACGCATGA
- a CDS encoding Mpo1 family 2-hydroxy fatty acid dioxygenase has product MKSLVDHLSQYAAYHRDSRNIASHFIGIPLIVVAVAVLLSRPEWTVAGLWLSPAVLLALFSAWFYLRLELALGVLMTVLMGLSVWAGHVLAAQSTLVWLSSGIGMFVVGWVIQFVGHYYEGRKPAFVDDVSGLIVGPLFVVAELAFLVGLRHDLKRQIEERSGPVAVRHKNATA; this is encoded by the coding sequence ATGAAAAGCCTCGTCGACCATCTCAGTCAATACGCCGCCTACCACCGCGACTCGCGCAACATCGCAAGCCACTTTATCGGCATCCCGCTGATTGTGGTGGCGGTGGCCGTGCTGCTGTCGCGCCCCGAATGGACGGTGGCCGGGCTCTGGCTGTCGCCTGCGGTGCTGCTGGCACTGTTCTCGGCGTGGTTCTATTTGCGTCTGGAGCTGGCACTTGGTGTGCTGATGACGGTGCTGATGGGCCTGTCGGTGTGGGCCGGGCATGTGCTGGCGGCGCAAAGCACGCTGGTGTGGCTGAGCAGCGGCATCGGCATGTTCGTGGTGGGCTGGGTGATCCAGTTTGTGGGGCATTACTACGAGGGGCGCAAGCCGGCGTTTGTCGATGACGTGTCCGGGCTGATCGTGGGGCCGTTGTTTGTGGTGGCGGAGTTGGCGTTTCTGGTGGGGCTGCGGCATGACCTGAAGCGGCAGATTGAAGAGCGTTCGGGGCCGGTGGCCGTGCGGCACAAGAACGCCACGGCCTGA
- a CDS encoding ABC transporter ATP-binding protein, whose translation MNAPIVSFAHVGKSFDVDGFELEAIREFNLDIAEGEFVAIVGSSGCGKSTLLRLLVGLDTQFRGQISVDGKAVSGIGGERGIVFQEHRLFPWLTVEENIGLGLVNEPLSVAEKQQRIGDFIELVGLTDFTRAYPHQLSGGMAQRVAIARGLVASPRILLLDEPFGALDALTRQQMQDELLAIRARAKITTILVTHDVEEAIFLADRVVVMEPRPGRIKQVVDIALPHPRQRSSFDFHQLREELLHELISDDHYQPPVREQIRNLPLAFIAC comes from the coding sequence ATGAACGCACCTATCGTCAGCTTCGCCCATGTGGGCAAATCCTTTGATGTCGACGGCTTCGAACTGGAGGCCATCCGCGAATTCAACCTGGATATTGCCGAAGGTGAATTCGTCGCCATCGTCGGCTCCAGCGGCTGTGGAAAATCCACCCTGCTGCGCTTGCTGGTGGGCCTCGACACGCAGTTTCGAGGACAGATCAGCGTCGATGGCAAGGCCGTCAGCGGCATCGGTGGCGAGCGCGGCATCGTGTTCCAGGAACACCGTCTGTTCCCTTGGCTGACGGTGGAAGAAAACATCGGCCTGGGCCTGGTCAACGAGCCCCTGAGCGTTGCCGAAAAGCAGCAGCGCATCGGCGATTTTATCGAGCTGGTGGGCCTCACCGACTTCACCCGCGCCTACCCGCACCAGCTGTCCGGCGGCATGGCGCAACGGGTGGCGATTGCCCGCGGCCTGGTGGCCAGCCCGCGCATCCTGCTGCTGGACGAACCCTTCGGCGCCCTCGACGCCCTGACCCGCCAGCAGATGCAGGACGAGCTGCTGGCCATCCGCGCACGGGCGAAAATCACCACAATCCTGGTGACCCACGATGTGGAAGAAGCGATTTTTCTCGCCGACCGCGTCGTTGTGATGGAACCCCGTCCAGGGCGGATCAAGCAGGTAGTGGACATCGCCCTGCCCCATCCGCGCCAGCGCAGCAGCTTCGACTTCCACCAGTTGCGTGAAGAACTGCTGCACGAACTGATCAGCGACGACCACTACCAGCCACCGGTGCGCGAGCAGATCCGCAACCTGCCCCTGGCCTTTATTGCCTGCTAA